The genomic window TAATAAAAATCATGAATAATTATCCTTTAATTACTGTAGTTATCCCGACCTATGGTCGAGAGGAAGCGCTACAGGATAGCATTGTAGATGTCCTGAAACAAGACTATCCAAATTTTGAAGTTTTAGTGGTAGACCAAACCCCAAAACACCAACCAGAAATTCAAGCCTACCTAGAAGAGATGGTGGGGGCAGGTAAAATTAAATGGTTGCGCTTAGATTGGGCGAGTTTGCCAGGGGCGCGAAATTATGCTGTGCGGCGGTCTTCTGGTGAAATAATATTATTTATTGATGATGATGTTCAGCTAACCCCAGAATTGTTAGCAGCCCATGCGAAAAATTATTTGCAAAATCCAGAAGTGGGGGCTGTGGCCGGACGGGTATTTGACAGAATGAAATTGGGTGATTCTGGAGGAGATTTACAGATTGAATATCTGCCTCCCGAAGCAATGGACCCAGGAATTGCTTGGTATCATATTGATTTAGTACATACCATCAAACCCCAACAAGTGCTAACAGCAAGGGGTTGCAATATGTCATTTCGGCGTGAAATTTTTACTAAGTACGGGCTGAGGTTTGATGAGAGGTTTGGCGGTAGTGCAGTGCGCGAAGAGTCAGATTTTTGTTTGCGGGTGCGACAAACAGGATATAAGATTTGGTACGACCCAGAGGCCCATTTGGTGCATCTAGGCGAAGAAACAGGGGGTTGTCATGATATTAGTATGCGATCGCTCAAATATCAACTCACCTTTTATCACAACCATTTCCTGCTAGGGCTGAAAAACCTTACTGCTACTCAAGCTTTACGCTTATACGCTCGTTTATTTGACTGTCACGTCCTGGGACACCCACCTTGTAATAAAAGCGGTTCCCCCATCAAAATTGCCACTCGCGCTTTTTTCTACACTTTGGGTTTTTTCAAAGCCTTGGGTACCGTCATCCAATCAATATGGAACGATGGTCAAATTTACAGTCGATTGGATGAACAAGTTTAGTTAGCAGTACAGACGCGATTAATCGCGTCTGTACAGGAGTTAGAAGTTAATGAAAAACAAAGGACAACTGACAAAAAATAAATAACAATTAATATCAATGAAAATCTTAGTTGCTAGTCACACTTATATCGTAGACCTCAACTGTGAGAAATTACGCGCTTTATCTCAACTAGAACCTAACATTGAAGTGACAGTTATAGTCCCAAAGCGTTGGAAACCAGGTGGCGTGCAAAACAGAATTATTGAAACTGAATACCGAGATGAAGGCACATTTAGAATAGTTCCAGTTTCTAATTTCAGTCAAAATCATCAGGGACTCCTTACCTTTGGCACTGATTTAATATCTTTGTTAAAACAATTTCGTCCCCAAATCATCCAAGTGGAACAAGGGTCTAGAGGACTGGCTTATACTCAGATGATTGCTTTAAATAAGCTATTAGGACTCAAGGCAAAAAATGTATTTTTTACCTGGTGGAATTTACCCTATGAACTAAAATTACCAGTTGCTTTATTAGAAAAATATAACCTCAACCACAGCCACGGGATTATTTCTGGTAATCAAGATGGAGCAGAAGTTTTGCGACAACGGGGATATAAAGGAGCAATTAAAGTCATGCCGCAACTGGGTGTAGATGAAAGTTTATTTACTCCCAAAGCCCAACCAGAATTAGCAGCTAAGTTGGGCATTAATAAAGAGGATTTTGTGGTAGGTTTTGTTGGGCGATTTGTACAAGAAAAGGGTTTGTTAACACTTTTGCAAGCCTTAGTGACTTTGAAAAATAAATCTTGGAAATTACTGCTGTTGGGACGGGGAGAGTTGCAAACTGAGCTAATCAAAATAGCGGCAGAAAAGAACATTAAAGAACGGTTAATTTTGATAGAAAGTGTCCCCCATGACGAGGTTGCAAACTATATCAATTTAATGAGTACTTTAGTATTGCCTTCAGAAACAACTTACAAGTTTAAAACCTTAACTTCAGTTGGCTGGAAAGAACAATTTGGTCATGTACTAATTGAGGCAATGGCTTGCCAAGTACCTGTGATTGGTTCCGATTCTGGTGAAATTCCCTATGTAATTGGTGATGCTGGTTTAGTATTTCCTGAAGGTGATGCTCAAGCCCTTGCTAATTGCTTAGTTCAATTAATAGATAAACCCTATTTTGCTCACACTCTCGGTGAAATGGGTTATCAAAAAGCAATGATTAAATATACAAATAAAGCTTTAGCTAAACAGCAATTAGAGTTTTATCAAGAATTGGTTAATAGTCAAGAGTCGTTGGTTATTAGCAAATGACAAATGACAAAAAAATGAAAATATTACAAATCGTTCCCTCAATTTCTCTGATTTACGGCGGTCCCAGTCAAATGGTACTAGGATTAGCTCCAGCGTTGGTAAAAGAGGGAGTAGAAGTTACAATTCTCACAACTGATAGTAATGGTGATAATGGTCAAACACCTTTGAATATTCCTTTAAATCGCCCAATTAAACAAGATGGCTATGAAATAATTTACTTTCGTTGCGCCCCATTTCGTCGCTACAAATTTTCCCTAGATTTATTAAATTGGCTAAAACGTCATGCTCACGAGTTTGACATAGCACATATTCATGCTCTATTCTCTCCTATAAGTAGTGCTGCTGCTATTGTGTGTCGTCAGCAAAAGCTACCTTATATTTTCCGTCCTTTAGGTACTCTCGATCCGGCTGATTTACGGAAAAAAAAGCAATTAAAACAGCTTTATGTTGCAATTATAGAACGTCAAAA from Nostoc sp. UHCC 0926 includes these protein-coding regions:
- the hpsO gene encoding hormogonium polysaccharide biosynthesis glycosyltransferase HpsO, whose protein sequence is MKILVASHTYIVDLNCEKLRALSQLEPNIEVTVIVPKRWKPGGVQNRIIETEYRDEGTFRIVPVSNFSQNHQGLLTFGTDLISLLKQFRPQIIQVEQGSRGLAYTQMIALNKLLGLKAKNVFFTWWNLPYELKLPVALLEKYNLNHSHGIISGNQDGAEVLRQRGYKGAIKVMPQLGVDESLFTPKAQPELAAKLGINKEDFVVGFVGRFVQEKGLLTLLQALVTLKNKSWKLLLLGRGELQTELIKIAAEKNIKERLILIESVPHDEVANYINLMSTLVLPSETTYKFKTLTSVGWKEQFGHVLIEAMACQVPVIGSDSGEIPYVIGDAGLVFPEGDAQALANCLVQLIDKPYFAHTLGEMGYQKAMIKYTNKALAKQQLEFYQELVNSQESLVISK
- the hpsN gene encoding hormogonium polysaccharide biosynthesis glycosyltransferase HpsN translates to MNNYPLITVVIPTYGREEALQDSIVDVLKQDYPNFEVLVVDQTPKHQPEIQAYLEEMVGAGKIKWLRLDWASLPGARNYAVRRSSGEIILFIDDDVQLTPELLAAHAKNYLQNPEVGAVAGRVFDRMKLGDSGGDLQIEYLPPEAMDPGIAWYHIDLVHTIKPQQVLTARGCNMSFRREIFTKYGLRFDERFGGSAVREESDFCLRVRQTGYKIWYDPEAHLVHLGEETGGCHDISMRSLKYQLTFYHNHFLLGLKNLTATQALRLYARLFDCHVLGHPPCNKSGSPIKIATRAFFYTLGFFKALGTVIQSIWNDGQIYSRLDEQV